The Thermocrinis albus DSM 14484 genome segment TTATCTGGAAAGACAAAAGTTGGGAAGGGTCCGTGGCTTTCTTCTTATCCTCCTTCTTGGTGCTAACACCTTTCGTGGGATGGGAAAAAGCCTTCATCTTTTCTGTGGTAGGCGCTCTTACAGAGCTTCTTCTGGATAAACCGGACGATAACTTCACCCTCCCCCTTGTGGGAGGCCTGCTATGCTACATGCTTTAAAATTATTCAATGCTTCAAGAACTCATAGCTACGGGTTTTTATACAGGGAGATTCAGGTACGCACCTGGGACTGTGGGCACCCTTGTAGGAGTTCCCCTCGTTTATCTTCTGGGCTTCGACCCATGGTTTTTGCTGCTACTCTCCCTGTTTCTGTACGCTGTAGGATATTGGTCTGTTAACTACATGTTGGATCTCACGAGAGAGGAGGACCCGGAAGAGGTGGTGATAGACGAAGTGCTTGGTTACACGGTTGTTTTCGTATTGGTAAAACCCACCCTTTACCACCTACTGGTGGGCTTTGTTCTGTTCCGTATTTTGGATATAGTGAAACCCTTTCCCATACCATGGATGGAAAAGCTACCGAAAGCCCACGGTGTTCTTATGGATGACGTGACGGCAGGTGTTATAACCGGCTTAATTTTGTACCTTCTGGTAGGCTAACGCTAGCCTTGCACCCGTCAAAAGGATCACGAACACCTTCTCCATCCACACCATAAAGACCAAGACAGAACCCATGACGGCATACAGAGGATTGGCATGCACCAGCTTGATGATGACCACCGTAAAGAGGTAGTTGAGCACCGTTATGAGAACCGCTGAGAAAAGAGAAGCTTTAAGAAGGTGTTGTGGTTTGACGGACACAGGTAGAAAGATGTAATAAGTAACGTATATCATTCCGGTGAGGATCATAAACTTAACAGGCCAGAGAACCAACTGAGGCGCCCAAGGTAAAAACAGTTTCATCACAGCTGGAAAGAGTGCCAGCAGAGAGAGAAACAGAGAAAGTAGTAGCAGGTAAAGGGGAGTGATGAGGAAAAGACTTATGTAGCGACCTTTAGGTTTTATACCTGTGGCGTAGCCGAAGGCTGTGCGCATACTACCTGCAAGGTCTGCCGCAAAGTAATAGGCCAGTAAGACACTGATAAAGGAACCTGTTCCCCTGTGCCTGTAAAGGGTCTCAAGGCGCATCATCACTTCACCAGCTTTTTCCGGAATAAGGCGTGCCAGATAGGTATAGACTTCGTAGTTGGCGAGGGGGGTGTAAGATATCAGGATGCCGGTAAGTATAAGGAGGGAACCTATCACCATAAAGAACCTGTAGGTAAGAGCGGAAGCGTGATAACCGAACTCTCCCTTCAGGAGTAGCCATATAGATTCGGTAAGATCAGAGTTCCTCAATTTCATACTCCACCAACTCACCTGTAAAGCTTCTGAAAGTGTATCGGTTACCTTCTTTCCTGACAAGGTAAGAAGGAAGCAGAGGTACCTTTCCCTTCCCTCCCGGAAGATCCACCGCGTAGGTGGGGATTCCCATCCCCGATATCTTTCCGCGCAGAAAGTCCATTATCTCCAGACCTTTCTCTAAACTGGTTCTAAAGTGAATGGCTCCCTTTATGGGATCACAGTGAAAGAGATACTGGGGCTTCACCTTTATTCTCAGGAGCGATCTCATAAGTTCCAGCATGACCTGAGGGTCGTCGTTAACACCCTTGAGGAGAACGGTCTGGTTGTTAACAGGAATACCGTGTCTCAGAAGATTTTCCACTGCTTCAGCAGCGTAAGGGGTTATTTCCTTAGGATGGTTAAAATGGGTGTTGATCCATATAGGTGAGTATCTTTCAAGGAGTTTTAGAAGTTTTTCGTCAAAGAACCTCTGAGGTGCCAGTACGGGAAGGCGTGTACCTATCCTTATTATCTCCACGTGGGGGATTCTTCTCAGTCTGCTAAGGATATACTCCAGCTTCTCATAACTGAGAGAAAGAGGATCACCTCCCGAAAGCAATACGTCCCTTACACTAGGGTGTGCTTCTATATACTGTATTATGGTGTCTATCTCTTCCTTAGTGATGGACCTTTCTCCCTGCGAGAAGATCCTTTTCCTCATACAGTGTCTGCAGTACACAGCGCAGAAAGTGGTCACCCTCACCAGCACGCGGTCAGGATACCTGTGAGTCATGTGGGGAATCTGTCCTTCTTCCCTGAGGGCGTCTTCTTCACCGTAAGACTGCACGTAAGGGTCTGTCTCTATGGCACGGGGTATAGCCTGGAGCCTTATGGGGTCTTGGGGATCGTGGGGATCTATGAGGGAAAGATAGTAGGGTGTTATGGCCATAGGATAAAGTCCCTGCGTCCTCCTTATCCCCTCCTCCTCTTCGGGAAGGAGTTTTATGTAACGAGTGAGCTCATGGATAGTTTTTATCCTGTTCTGTATCTGCCAGTGGTAATCTCTCCAAAGGTCTTCCGGAACGTCCTGAAAAAACCTCCTCATATCTTGGTAGGTACGCGGTCCTTTATGGCGTCGTATATGAGAAGGGTGGCTTTAGACTTGTTGAGGGTATAAAAGTGAAGTCCAGGCACACCGTTCTCTATAAGATCCTCACACTGTTTTATGGCTAGCTCCACACCTACCTTCATAGTTTCCTGAGGAAGGTGGGCATAAGGTTCTAACCTCTGCACCACATGGTGGGGTATGCTGGCACCACACATGCTGGCAAACCTCTGGATCTGTCGGAAGTTGGTGATGGGCATTATACCGGGTATTATGGGTATGTCTATACCTTCTTTTCTGCACAGCTCCACAAATCGGTAGTAGTAGGAGTTGTCAAAGAACATCTGGGTTATAGAAAAGTCAGCACCTTCTTCCACTTTCATCTTAAAGTAGCGTACCTCCCACTCCAGGTTGGGAGACTCGGGGTGTCCTTCCGGATAGGAGGCCACTCCCACAGAGAAGTGATCTCCAAACTTGGTCCTTATGAGGCGCACAAGTTGGTAAGCGTACTGGCACCCTCTTTTCTCGGTAGCGCTGTTATCTTTTGGCCTATCACCCCTCAGGGCCAGAATGTTCTCTATACCTATTTCTCTGTACCCCCTCAGTATCTCCGTAAGCTCCTCCTCCGTGTGAGCTATGCAAGTAAGATGGGCCATTACTGTCAGACTCGTCTCTCGGTGTATCCTTTCTACCACTCGGCGTGTTTTTTCACGGGTGCTTCCACCTGCACCGTAAGTGACCGATACGAAGGTGGGGTTTATGCTTTGGAGGTTCCTTATAGTTTCAAAGAGTTCTTCCTCTCCCTCCTCTGTTTTGGGAGGGAAGAACTCAAAGGATATGCTAAACCCCTTTCTGAGCAGGTCTCTTATCTTCAAGGAGAGCCTCCGCAAAGCTGATAAGTTTTATTTTACAGGGAACGGGTGACTTTACAAAGATACTGAGAAGTTGGAGAAGTTTGTGGGCTCCTTCTGGATCCTCTCGGCTGAGCTTATAAAGGTCCTCCAGCAGAAACTCTATACCCTCAGATATCTCCCTCTTCTGAGAGACCTCGGATGGAGATGACCCTTCCAAAAAGGCTCTTATCGCCTTCATACACTTACTTACAAGATCATCCCTGCTTTTACCCCACGTCAGATCAGTGAAGCTCTTCGCTATTTTGGAAAAAATAAGAACAGCTTTGTACATCCTTCTCCTCTTGGTTTTATTATAAATTATGATCCTTCTACTGGCCTTAGCTATGTTCCTTACCCTCTCTTACTACACAGCCGATCTCTATCAGGATGTAAACTCTACAAGGCGTTTGGTAAATTCCGTGTATGCCAAAGAACAGGCCGTCTATCTGTGCGGGCAAATCTATCCCATCCTGAGAGGTATTCTTACCGAGGATGATCCTTCGGTAGACACTTTGTCGGACACGTGGGCGAGACCCTTAACCCTTGCCACAGAGAAAGGAGATATAACCATAAGTGTCTACGACGAGGAGAGATACATAAACCTGAACACGGTACCTGAAAGGGTGCTCAAAAGACTGTCTGTGATCCTCAACATAGATCCATCTTACTGGGACCGACTTTTGGCATGGACAGGTAGAAAGAACATCACCTTTGACTCGGCTTACCCCATCAAGGCTTCTCCCATGGACTCTCTGGAGGAACTTTACTACATGGGTTTCAACAAAGAAGATCTTGTGGGAAAAACGGTAGGTGCCCGCTTCTATCCGGGTATTCTCAGTGTAGCCACCGTTTACTCTTCCGGTAAGATTAACGTAAACACCGCACCTCTGTACGTGCTCATGGCCTTAGATGACAGGATAGATGAGGATCTTGCCAGGAGGATCATAGAGAGGAGAGATAAAGAGCCTTTCAGGAGGGTTGAAGATCTTCTCTTGGTGGAGGGTTTCACTTTAGACATCCTATACTCTGTGAGGGATCTTGTGGATGTCAAAAGTAACGTTTTTCACATAGTGGTAGATGTAAGAACCCAAGAGGGCAGCGCTGTCTGCGAGTTCATCTACAACAGGCAGAGGGACACTCTACTTTACTCTACCGTTTACTAGCTTATGATAATAGCTATGGATAAAAGAGGCTTTACCCTCATAGAGGTATTGGTGGTTATTGTGGTTTTGGGTATTTTGGCTGCCATAATAGTGCCTCGCATAACGGGCCGCCTGGACGAGGCCAAGATAGAGGCTACCAAAGTTCAGATGAAGGCTATAAGAGATGCTTTAGAGCAGTACCGCCTGGACAACGGTTTTTACCCTACCACCGAGCAGGGACTTAGGGCTCTCGTGGAGAAACCTACCGTACCTCCCATACCTCCCCGTTGGAGACAGTACATGGAGAAAGTTCCCAAGGATGCTTGGGGGAGGGACTTCGTATACATATCGCCGGGAGTAAATCATCCTTACGAACTCAGATCGGTAGGACCTGACGGTAAAGAAGACACGCAGGATGACATTGATGCGTGGCAGTAAAGGATTTATTCTGGTGGAAGTGTTGGTAGCTTTGATGGTTCTGGCCGTAGGTTTTACTACTCTCTTCTCCCTGATGGGCCAACAGCGTAGGTTCCTCTACACAACGGAGAAACGTTACCGGGATATGCTCACTCTTACAGATAAGCTTGCTGAGGGTAGGTGGGATGAACTGCAGGTAAAGGAACGCTCCATAGAAGAGTATCCCGGTATTAAGGAAGTAACGGTAAGGCTAGGTGATGCGGAGATATATCTCTACACGCGCTGATGGCTTTACCTTACTGGAGGTTCTCGTCACCCTCACCCTCCTGGCTCTGGTGGTGGGTATGTCCTTCGGTATCT includes the following:
- a CDS encoding phosphatidylglycerophosphatase A family protein; the encoded protein is MLQELIATGFYTGRFRYAPGTVGTLVGVPLVYLLGFDPWFLLLLSLFLYAVGYWSVNYMLDLTREEDPEEVVIDEVLGYTVVFVLVKPTLYHLLVGFVLFRILDIVKPFPIPWMEKLPKAHGVLMDDVTAGVITGLILYLLVG
- a CDS encoding YihY/virulence factor BrkB family protein, with the protein product MKLRNSDLTESIWLLLKGEFGYHASALTYRFFMVIGSLLILTGILISYTPLANYEVYTYLARLIPEKAGEVMMRLETLYRHRGTGSFISVLLAYYFAADLAGSMRTAFGYATGIKPKGRYISLFLITPLYLLLLSLFLSLLALFPAVMKLFLPWAPQLVLWPVKFMILTGMIYVTYYIFLPVSVKPQHLLKASLFSAVLITVLNYLFTVVIIKLVHANPLYAVMGSVLVFMVWMEKVFVILLTGARLALAYQKVQN
- a CDS encoding KamA family radical SAM protein — translated: MRRFFQDVPEDLWRDYHWQIQNRIKTIHELTRYIKLLPEEEEGIRRTQGLYPMAITPYYLSLIDPHDPQDPIRLQAIPRAIETDPYVQSYGEEDALREEGQIPHMTHRYPDRVLVRVTTFCAVYCRHCMRKRIFSQGERSITKEEIDTIIQYIEAHPSVRDVLLSGGDPLSLSYEKLEYILSRLRRIPHVEIIRIGTRLPVLAPQRFFDEKLLKLLERYSPIWINTHFNHPKEITPYAAEAVENLLRHGIPVNNQTVLLKGVNDDPQVMLELMRSLLRIKVKPQYLFHCDPIKGAIHFRTSLEKGLEIMDFLRGKISGMGIPTYAVDLPGGKGKVPLLPSYLVRKEGNRYTFRSFTGELVEYEIEEL
- the metF gene encoding methylenetetrahydrofolate reductase [NAD(P)H], with translation MKIRDLLRKGFSISFEFFPPKTEEGEEELFETIRNLQSINPTFVSVTYGAGGSTREKTRRVVERIHRETSLTVMAHLTCIAHTEEELTEILRGYREIGIENILALRGDRPKDNSATEKRGCQYAYQLVRLIRTKFGDHFSVGVASYPEGHPESPNLEWEVRYFKMKVEEGADFSITQMFFDNSYYYRFVELCRKEGIDIPIIPGIMPITNFRQIQRFASMCGASIPHHVVQRLEPYAHLPQETMKVGVELAIKQCEDLIENGVPGLHFYTLNKSKATLLIYDAIKDRVPTKI
- a CDS encoding general secretion pathway protein GspK, yielding MILLLALAMFLTLSYYTADLYQDVNSTRRLVNSVYAKEQAVYLCGQIYPILRGILTEDDPSVDTLSDTWARPLTLATEKGDITISVYDEERYINLNTVPERVLKRLSVILNIDPSYWDRLLAWTGRKNITFDSAYPIKASPMDSLEELYYMGFNKEDLVGKTVGARFYPGILSVATVYSSGKINVNTAPLYVLMALDDRIDEDLARRIIERRDKEPFRRVEDLLLVEGFTLDILYSVRDLVDVKSNVFHIVVDVRTQEGSAVCEFIYNRQRDTLLYSTVY
- the gspG gene encoding type II secretion system major pseudopilin GspG, whose amino-acid sequence is MDKRGFTLIEVLVVIVVLGILAAIIVPRITGRLDEAKIEATKVQMKAIRDALEQYRLDNGFYPTTEQGLRALVEKPTVPPIPPRWRQYMEKVPKDAWGRDFVYISPGVNHPYELRSVGPDGKEDTQDDIDAWQ
- a CDS encoding type IV pilus modification PilV family protein, coding for MRGSKGFILVEVLVALMVLAVGFTTLFSLMGQQRRFLYTTEKRYRDMLTLTDKLAEGRWDELQVKERSIEEYPGIKEVTVRLGDAEIYLYTR